A DNA window from Brenneria izadpanahii contains the following coding sequences:
- the murP gene encoding PTS N-acetylmuramic acid transporter subunit IIBC, which yields MAKINQAMIEQILVHVGGGGNITLCGNCMTRLRLTLTDRELVEHDALKRVDGVMGVIEGDDQLQIVLGPGKAQTAAEMMNALLSRAAPESADAPRDLKSIASENKKQIKSKQSSAIHHFFTKFATIFTPLIPGFIAAGLLLGIATLLEQSLVLGAESPSPWLISAIGYMKIFSKGLFAFLSILIGHNAQKAFGGTGVNGAIIASLFVLGYAPDAKVGYYAGIDNFFGLPIDPRGSIIGVLIATIMGAWVERMVRKFMPDNLDMILTSVITLLIMGAVTFVVIMPLGGELFKGMSWLFLNLNGNPIGSAVLAGLFLIAVMFGIHQGFVPVYFALMDAQGFNSLFPILAMAGGGQVGASIALFVRAKTGSVLRTQIKGAIIPGILGIGEPLIYGVTLPRLKPFITACLGGAAGGFFIGLVAYLGLPIGLNTVFGPSGIVSIPLMTSGQGIYAGILVYIAGLLVSYAAGFIFTWFFGSKNVDLS from the coding sequence ATGGCTAAAATAAACCAAGCAATGATCGAACAGATTCTCGTCCATGTGGGCGGCGGCGGAAATATCACGCTTTGCGGCAACTGTATGACGCGGCTGCGTTTAACGCTGACGGACCGGGAGTTGGTTGAGCACGATGCGCTGAAACGCGTTGACGGTGTGATGGGCGTGATTGAGGGCGACGATCAATTACAGATTGTTCTTGGTCCCGGTAAGGCGCAAACCGCCGCCGAAATGATGAACGCCTTGCTCAGCCGCGCCGCGCCGGAAAGCGCGGACGCCCCCAGGGATCTCAAATCGATCGCCTCAGAGAATAAAAAGCAGATCAAATCGAAACAGAGCAGCGCGATTCATCACTTTTTCACCAAATTTGCCACCATCTTTACGCCGCTGATCCCTGGCTTCATTGCCGCCGGGCTGCTGCTGGGGATCGCCACCCTGCTGGAGCAGAGTCTGGTGCTTGGCGCCGAGTCCCCCAGCCCCTGGCTGATTAGCGCCATTGGTTATATGAAGATATTCAGCAAGGGGCTCTTCGCCTTTCTGAGTATTCTGATCGGCCATAATGCGCAAAAGGCTTTCGGCGGCACCGGCGTCAACGGGGCCATCATCGCCTCGCTTTTCGTGCTGGGCTACGCGCCGGACGCCAAGGTAGGCTACTACGCGGGAATCGATAATTTCTTTGGGCTGCCCATCGATCCCAGAGGCAGCATTATCGGCGTGCTGATCGCCACGATTATGGGCGCCTGGGTCGAGCGGATGGTGCGGAAATTCATGCCCGACAATCTGGATATGATCCTGACGTCGGTCATTACGCTGTTGATTATGGGCGCGGTGACGTTCGTGGTGATCATGCCGCTTGGGGGCGAACTGTTCAAAGGCATGTCGTGGCTGTTCCTGAATCTGAATGGCAATCCGATTGGCAGCGCGGTTCTGGCGGGGCTATTCCTCATTGCGGTGATGTTCGGCATTCATCAGGGGTTTGTTCCGGTCTATTTCGCCCTGATGGACGCCCAGGGATTTAACTCGCTGTTTCCAATTCTGGCCATGGCCGGCGGGGGACAGGTTGGCGCGTCAATCGCGCTGTTTGTCAGAGCGAAAACCGGCTCCGTATTGCGCACCCAGATCAAGGGGGCGATCATCCCTGGGATCCTCGGCATCGGCGAGCCATTGATTTACGGGGTCACGCTGCCCCGGCTAAAACCGTTTATCACCGCCTGTTTGGGCGGCGCAGCCGGCGGATTTTTCATCGGACTGGTGGCCTATCTGGGATTGCCGATCGGGCTGAATACCGTCTTTGGTCCTTCCGGCATCGTCTCTATTCCGCTGATGACGTCTGGGCAGGGCATTTATGCCGGTATTCTGGTGTATATCGCCGGGCTGCTGGTGTCTTACGCCGCCGGTTTTATTTTCACCTGGTTCTTCGGCAGCAAAAATGTCGATTTAAGCTAA
- the murQ gene encoding N-acetylmuramic acid 6-phosphate etherase, giving the protein MKIDLSALVTESRNQASENIDTLPTLEMLKVINSEDKKVAFAVERTLPQVAQAVDAISAAFAQGGRLIYCGAGTSGRLGILDASECPPTYGTPRGQVVGLIAGGHPAILQAVENAEDNGAQGEQDLRDLNFNSRDVLVGIAASGRTPYVLGAMGYARSLGATVVALTCNPESAMSRLADIAIEPVVGAEVVTGSSRMKAATAQKLVLNMLTTGSMIRSGKVYGNLMVDVEATNAKLVQRQINIVMQATGCGHQRAKDALSECGNHCKTAIVMVLANLSAADAGALLQRNNGFIRSTLQDTGHHTDG; this is encoded by the coding sequence ATGAAAATAGACTTATCCGCCCTGGTGACCGAGAGCCGTAATCAGGCCAGCGAGAACATCGATACGCTGCCGACGCTAGAGATGCTCAAAGTAATTAATAGTGAAGATAAAAAAGTAGCCTTTGCCGTAGAGCGAACGCTGCCGCAGGTGGCGCAGGCGGTGGATGCCATTAGCGCCGCCTTCGCTCAGGGCGGCCGCCTGATTTACTGCGGCGCCGGTACCTCCGGACGGCTGGGAATTCTGGACGCCAGCGAATGCCCTCCGACTTATGGCACGCCGCGCGGGCAGGTCGTCGGCCTGATTGCCGGCGGACACCCGGCGATCTTACAGGCGGTGGAGAATGCCGAGGATAACGGGGCGCAGGGCGAGCAGGATTTACGCGATCTGAATTTCAATTCCCGCGATGTGCTGGTAGGGATTGCCGCCAGCGGGCGCACGCCTTACGTCCTGGGGGCGATGGGCTATGCCCGTTCGTTGGGCGCGACGGTGGTCGCGTTGACCTGCAATCCGGAGAGTGCAATGAGCCGTCTGGCTGATATTGCCATCGAACCGGTCGTGGGAGCGGAGGTCGTCACCGGTTCGTCGCGTATGAAGGCGGCGACGGCGCAGAAGCTGGTTCTCAATATGCTGACCACCGGATCGATGATCCGCAGCGGAAAAGTGTACGGCAACCTGATGGTGGATGTTGAAGCCACCAACGCCAAATTGGTTCAGCGTCAGATCAACATCGTTATGCAGGCGACGGGATGCGGCCATCAGCGCGCCAAAGACGCGCTGAGCGAGTGCGGCAATCACTGTAAAACGGCGATTGTTATGGTGCTGGCCAATCTTTCCGCCGCTGACGCCGGGGCGCTTTTGCAGCGGAACAACGGTTTTATCCGCTCGACATTACAGGATACAGGACATCACACCGATGGCTAA